The following are encoded together in the Aerococcus mictus genome:
- the rplL gene encoding 50S ribosomal protein L7/L12, which yields MALNIEQIIADLKEATILELADLVSAIEEEFGVSAAAPVAVAGAGAGEAAAEEKTDFDVELTEAGAAKIKVIKAVREATGLGLKEAKDLVDGAPAVVKEGLPKEEAEALKAAIEEAGGKAELK from the coding sequence ATGGCTTTAAATATTGAACAAATTATTGCTGACTTAAAAGAAGCAACAATCTTAGAATTAGCTGACTTAGTATCAGCAATTGAAGAAGAATTCGGCGTTTCTGCTGCAGCTCCTGTAGCAGTTGCAGGTGCAGGTGCTGGTGAAGCAGCAGCTGAAGAAAAAACTGACTTCGACGTTGAATTAACCGAAGCAGGCGCAGCTAAGATCAAAGTGATCAAAGCTGTTCGTGAAGCTACTGGCTTAGGCTTGAAAGAAGCTAAAGACTTAGTTGACGGCGCTCCAGCAGTTGTTAAAGAAGGTCTTCCTAAAGAAGAAGCTGAAGCTCTTAAAGCTGCTATCGAAGAAGCCGGCGGTAAAGCTGAACTTAAATAA
- the nusG gene encoding transcription termination/antitermination protein NusG, with translation MATEIEPQKQWYVLHTYSGYENKVKENLESRITSMDMEEYIFRVVVPEEEKLQKTKSGQEKVVKTQTFPGYVFVEMIMSDEAWFVVRNTPNVTGFLGSHGQGSKPVPLLPDEVHRLLRSQGISAPKRDISFEDGEVVEVIDGAFLGLEGRIEEIDEEHQKLKLTIEMFGRETIAEVDFDQVDKLDA, from the coding sequence ATGGCGACTGAAATTGAACCACAAAAACAATGGTATGTCCTGCATACCTATTCAGGATACGAAAATAAAGTCAAAGAAAACTTGGAAAGCCGGATTACTTCCATGGATATGGAAGAATATATCTTCCGTGTGGTCGTTCCAGAAGAAGAAAAATTACAAAAAACCAAATCAGGCCAAGAAAAAGTAGTCAAGACCCAAACCTTCCCGGGTTATGTCTTCGTGGAAATGATTATGAGTGACGAAGCCTGGTTCGTGGTCCGCAATACCCCTAACGTGACCGGTTTCCTCGGCTCTCACGGTCAAGGGTCTAAGCCCGTCCCCTTACTTCCAGATGAAGTTCACCGTCTCTTACGTTCTCAAGGTATCTCTGCGCCTAAACGTGATATTAGCTTTGAAGATGGCGAAGTGGTGGAAGTTATCGATGGCGCCTTCCTTGGTTTAGAGGGTCGGATTGAAGAAATCGACGAAGAACACCAAAAACTCAAATTAACTATTGAAATGTTTGGTCGGGAAACCATTGCTGAAGTGGACTTTGACCAAGTGGATAAGCTAGACGCCTAA
- a CDS encoding PFL family protein: MEINDILETVNMIAKDHLDVRTITMGISLLDCCDTDIERSCEKIKQKISQKAKDLVPVAEQLSRQLGIPIINKRLSVTPIAHLVAVSGGDPVRYAKCLDQVTKDIGIDLVGGYSALVQKGFAAGDRALIESIPQALSETDNVCSSVNIGSTRSGINLDAVALMGETIRQAAEVTQDRQCVGATKLVVFCNAVEDNPFMAGAFHGSGEADCEINVGVSGPGVVRQALERLPKDAPINQVAETIKKTAFKVTRMGQLIGSQASKALGVPFGIVDISLAPTPAVGDSVARILESMGLETVGGHGTVATLALLNDAVKKGGLMAAERVGGLSGAFIPVSEDEGMIAGAQAGVLDLQTLTAMTAVCSVGLDMIAVPGETTAEVLAAIIADEAAIGMINGKTTAVRLIPAIGYQAGDCLEFGGLFGSAPIMPLKTSSPEVFIRRGGHIPAPIQGLKN, translated from the coding sequence ATTGAAATTAATGATATTCTAGAAACCGTCAATATGATTGCCAAGGACCATCTCGATGTCCGTACCATCACGATGGGGATCTCCTTACTCGATTGTTGTGACACCGATATCGAGCGGTCCTGTGAGAAAATCAAACAAAAAATTAGCCAAAAGGCCAAAGACCTAGTGCCGGTAGCTGAGCAGTTGAGTCGGCAATTGGGGATTCCTATTATTAATAAACGGCTTTCGGTAACTCCGATTGCCCATCTGGTAGCTGTTTCTGGTGGAGACCCCGTGCGTTACGCCAAATGTTTGGACCAAGTGACTAAGGATATTGGCATTGACCTCGTTGGGGGCTATTCCGCCCTAGTTCAAAAAGGGTTTGCTGCGGGAGACCGGGCCTTGATTGAATCCATCCCCCAAGCCTTAAGTGAAACCGATAATGTCTGTTCTTCGGTCAATATCGGTTCCACCCGGTCAGGGATTAACTTAGACGCCGTGGCCTTAATGGGAGAAACTATCCGCCAAGCCGCTGAAGTCACCCAAGACCGGCAATGCGTTGGGGCTACCAAGTTGGTCGTCTTTTGTAATGCGGTAGAGGATAATCCTTTTATGGCTGGAGCCTTCCACGGTAGTGGGGAAGCGGATTGTGAGATTAATGTGGGGGTTTCTGGGCCTGGGGTCGTCCGTCAAGCCTTGGAGCGTCTGCCTAAAGACGCGCCAATTAACCAAGTGGCTGAGACCATTAAAAAGACCGCCTTCAAAGTCACCCGGATGGGGCAATTGATCGGTAGCCAAGCCTCAAAAGCCCTGGGTGTTCCTTTTGGAATTGTCGATATTTCCCTAGCCCCTACCCCTGCGGTGGGTGACTCGGTAGCTCGTATCTTAGAAAGTATGGGACTTGAAACAGTGGGTGGTCATGGAACCGTAGCCACCCTGGCCCTCTTGAATGATGCGGTCAAGAAGGGTGGTTTAATGGCAGCTGAACGGGTCGGGGGACTCTCAGGGGCCTTTATCCCAGTGTCTGAAGACGAAGGCATGATTGCCGGCGCCCAAGCTGGTGTCTTAGATCTCCAAACCCTAACCGCCATGACTGCGGTCTGCTCAGTGGGGCTGGATATGATTGCCGTGCCTGGTGAAACCACAGCTGAAGTCTTAGCGGCTATTATTGCCGATGAAGCCGCCATTGGGATGATTAATGGGAAGACCACTGCAGTGCGTTTAATCCCTGCCATTGGTTACCAAGCTGGGGACTGCTTGGAATTTGGGGGACTTTTTGGTTCAGCACCAATCATGCCATTGAAGACCTCTTCGCCGGAAGTCTTTATCCGTCGCGGAGGCCACATCCCTGCGCCAATTCAAGGTTTGAAGAATTAA
- the rplA gene encoding 50S ribosomal protein L1 yields MAKQSKKLKAAYEKIDATKKYDAKEAIELLKDIDFANFDASFEVSYRLGIEVKKNDQQIRGAMVLPKGTGKSQTVLVFAQGEKAQEAKDAGADYVGDDDLVQKINDGWMDFDVVVATPDMMGKIGRLGRVLGPKGLMPNPKTGTVTQDVTKAVNDIKAGQIEYRADNGGNVHTLIGKVSFSTEDLLENFKAIHDTLVREKPAAAKGRYIRNLVITTTMGPGIQVDPSSIGEDI; encoded by the coding sequence ATGGCAAAACAATCTAAGAAATTAAAAGCAGCATACGAAAAAATCGATGCGACTAAAAAATACGATGCCAAAGAGGCTATCGAATTATTAAAAGACATTGACTTCGCTAATTTTGATGCTTCCTTTGAAGTATCTTACCGTTTAGGGATTGAAGTGAAGAAAAACGACCAACAAATCCGTGGGGCTATGGTTCTACCTAAAGGAACCGGTAAGAGCCAAACTGTTTTAGTCTTTGCTCAAGGTGAAAAAGCTCAAGAAGCTAAAGACGCAGGTGCTGATTATGTTGGCGACGACGACTTAGTTCAAAAAATCAACGATGGTTGGATGGACTTTGACGTTGTTGTAGCAACCCCAGACATGATGGGTAAAATCGGTCGTTTAGGTCGGGTATTAGGACCTAAAGGTTTAATGCCTAACCCTAAAACTGGTACCGTTACCCAAGATGTGACTAAAGCAGTTAACGACATCAAAGCTGGTCAAATTGAATACCGTGCTGACAACGGTGGGAACGTTCATACCTTAATTGGTAAAGTTTCCTTCAGCACTGAAGACTTACTTGAAAACTTCAAGGCTATTCATGATACCTTAGTTCGTGAAAAACCAGCTGCAGCTAAGGGTCGTTACATCAGAAACTTAGTCATCACCACCACCATGGGACCTGGTATCCAAGTAGACCCAAGCTCAATCGGTGAAGACATCTAA
- a CDS encoding 2-keto-3-deoxygluconate permease has product MKIEKSIAKIPGGNIIVPLLAGTLLNTLWPTAHEYFGGVTGAYLTGSSAVLFCFFFCVGASVNLNASGGYIAKKGLLLSGGRLLIALALGLILGAILPAEGIQSGLLTGVSTLAVVTAFSQTNGGLYVSIIPEGREYDLAAFPMIAIQSGPFFTMLILGLTGASFPFGSIVSTLLPFALGLIGGTLDSDVRDKYAPGVGILIPFFIFALGYTLNFKTIFQAGLSGVIVGVAVVLVTGGLLSFLDIKWLGSDGVAGWAQSSTAGAAVAVPAVIAGISEQFQPVAESATAIVATSVIVTAILTPLVTSWARKQAEKKNLPEAPSEVLKEVKK; this is encoded by the coding sequence ATGAAAATTGAAAAATCCATTGCTAAAATCCCGGGCGGAAATATTATTGTGCCCCTCTTAGCGGGGACCTTACTCAACACCCTCTGGCCCACAGCCCACGAATACTTTGGTGGGGTGACTGGGGCCTACTTGACCGGGTCATCCGCTGTCCTGTTCTGTTTCTTCTTCTGTGTGGGGGCCTCAGTCAACCTCAATGCTTCTGGGGGCTATATTGCGAAGAAGGGCTTACTCTTATCAGGAGGCCGGCTCTTAATTGCTTTGGCTCTGGGCTTAATCCTTGGTGCCATTCTACCAGCAGAAGGCATTCAAAGCGGTCTCCTCACTGGGGTATCCACTCTGGCAGTAGTGACCGCCTTTAGTCAAACCAATGGGGGACTTTATGTGTCGATTATTCCTGAAGGGCGTGAATATGACCTGGCCGCCTTTCCCATGATTGCTATCCAATCAGGGCCCTTCTTTACTATGTTGATCCTCGGCTTAACCGGGGCCAGCTTCCCATTTGGTTCCATCGTGTCTACCCTCTTACCTTTTGCCTTAGGTTTAATTGGAGGGACCTTGGACTCCGACGTGCGCGATAAGTATGCGCCTGGGGTAGGGATTTTGATTCCCTTCTTTATCTTTGCCTTAGGTTATACCCTGAACTTTAAGACCATATTCCAAGCCGGACTTAGCGGCGTGATCGTTGGTGTGGCTGTGGTACTAGTTACCGGTGGCTTGCTCTCCTTCTTAGATATTAAATGGTTAGGTTCTGACGGCGTTGCGGGTTGGGCCCAATCCTCTACTGCTGGGGCTGCTGTTGCCGTTCCAGCTGTGATTGCGGGAATCTCTGAACAGTTCCAACCGGTAGCTGAATCAGCCACCGCCATTGTAGCGACTTCCGTGATCGTGACCGCAATCTTGACCCCACTGGTTACTTCCTGGGCGAGAAAACAAGCAGAGAAGAAAAACCTGCCCGAAGCCCCCAGTGAAGTCTTAAAAGAAGTGAAAAAATAA
- a CDS encoding sugar kinase has product MHLDFVTFGEPLYMFYANEPGALEDVNNWSRALAGAETNVAAGLCRLGHSTGLVTKLGEDMLGRFITKAMAKEGIDTTGVQTTDERFTGWYIKEKNEEDDPAIEYFRKGSAASTMSVEDFDEDYFGQADYMHVTSIFAALSEDCYNFSKKAVEYMHKAGKVISFDPNLRPQLWDHDRMVEFVNETAKSVDIFLPGLEEGKILTGLDKAEDIAKFYLDLGVKIVIVKTGASGAYYATSDGKSGQVAGYQVTPIDTVGAGDGFAVGVISGLKEGLSLEDSILRGNAIGARQVTFEGDNDGLPNQEELEEFMVNTKRA; this is encoded by the coding sequence ATGCATTTAGATTTTGTAACTTTTGGTGAACCTTTATATATGTTTTATGCTAATGAACCGGGCGCTTTAGAAGACGTCAATAACTGGTCTCGAGCTCTAGCGGGAGCGGAAACCAATGTGGCTGCGGGCTTATGCCGTTTAGGGCACTCAACTGGTCTGGTGACCAAGTTAGGTGAGGACATGTTGGGCCGCTTTATCACCAAGGCCATGGCTAAGGAAGGTATTGATACTACGGGTGTTCAAACCACGGATGAACGCTTTACTGGTTGGTACATTAAGGAAAAGAACGAAGAAGATGACCCTGCTATTGAATACTTCCGTAAGGGCTCAGCCGCTTCAACCATGAGTGTGGAAGACTTTGACGAAGATTATTTTGGCCAAGCAGACTATATGCATGTGACTTCCATCTTTGCAGCTTTATCAGAGGACTGCTATAACTTCTCCAAGAAAGCAGTGGAATACATGCACAAGGCGGGTAAGGTAATTTCCTTCGACCCTAACTTGCGTCCACAATTATGGGACCATGACCGCATGGTTGAATTCGTCAACGAAACCGCTAAATCCGTGGACATCTTCCTACCTGGTTTAGAAGAAGGGAAGATCTTAACGGGTTTAGACAAGGCGGAAGATATCGCCAAATTCTACCTGGACTTGGGTGTGAAAATTGTGATCGTTAAAACCGGGGCTTCCGGAGCTTACTACGCAACTAGTGACGGTAAGAGTGGCCAAGTAGCCGGTTACCAAGTCACTCCAATTGATACAGTTGGCGCCGGTGACGGTTTTGCGGTGGGTGTGATTTCTGGCTTGAAGGAAGGCCTATCCTTAGAAGACAGTATCTTGCGCGGTAACGCCATTGGAGCTCGTCAAGTGACCTTTGAAGGTGACAATGACGGCTTGCCTAACCAAGAAGAATTGGAAGAATTTATGGTCAATACCAAACGGGCTTAA
- the rplJ gene encoding 50S ribosomal protein L10, translating to MSEQAIAKKQQEVDAIVERINNSISFVVVDYLGLTVSEVTELRKQLRDEDVFFKVIKNTMMRRALDQAGIEYHEEVFQGPTAVAFSAEDAVAPARILANFAKDADALSLKGGVIDGKIMSKEEIHKIASLPSRDGLLSMLLSVLQAPVRNVAYAVKAVQDKMEEDAPAEAAE from the coding sequence GTGAGTGAACAAGCTATTGCTAAAAAACAACAAGAAGTTGATGCAATTGTTGAACGTATTAATAATTCAATTTCCTTCGTGGTAGTTGACTATTTAGGTCTTACAGTTTCTGAGGTTACTGAGTTGCGTAAACAATTACGTGACGAAGATGTTTTCTTCAAGGTAATTAAGAATACCATGATGCGTCGTGCTTTAGACCAAGCTGGTATTGAATACCATGAAGAAGTCTTCCAAGGACCTACTGCTGTGGCTTTCAGTGCTGAAGATGCTGTTGCACCAGCACGTATCTTAGCAAACTTTGCTAAGGATGCTGATGCCCTATCACTTAAGGGTGGGGTTATCGATGGTAAGATCATGTCTAAAGAAGAAATCCACAAGATTGCTTCCTTACCAAGCCGCGACGGTTTACTATCTATGTTACTTTCTGTATTGCAAGCACCAGTCCGCAACGTGGCTTATGCTGTTAAAGCAGTACAAGACAAGATGGAAGAAGATGCTCCAGCTGAAGCAGCTGAATAA
- a CDS encoding class I SAM-dependent methyltransferase: MSHQYFEDNSQLAHDKKTWQTVVDGRTYEFITDSGVFSRGRLDYGTRVMLEALLKQGKSYHKILDLGSGYGPVGVVLGDHYPEAHLDLVDVNERALALAKENLALNQVGPANFYLSSAYEGLSDHDYDLIITNPPIRAGKKVVHAFIEGAYDHLEAGGDLVVVIQKKQGAPSAKKKMEEVFNNVTEIDRDKGYWVLVSQR; the protein is encoded by the coding sequence ATGAGTCATCAATATTTTGAAGATAACAGCCAATTGGCCCATGATAAGAAGACCTGGCAGACCGTGGTCGATGGGCGGACTTATGAATTTATCACCGATAGTGGGGTTTTTTCGCGGGGGCGCTTAGACTATGGTACCCGGGTGATGCTGGAAGCTCTCTTAAAGCAAGGGAAGTCTTATCATAAGATCCTGGACTTGGGCTCAGGCTACGGTCCAGTCGGGGTGGTACTCGGTGACCATTATCCCGAAGCCCACTTGGACCTAGTTGATGTCAATGAACGGGCTCTGGCCTTGGCCAAGGAAAATTTAGCCTTGAACCAGGTAGGACCAGCTAACTTTTACCTTTCATCGGCCTATGAAGGCCTCAGCGACCATGATTATGACCTGATTATCACCAATCCTCCTATTCGAGCCGGGAAGAAAGTGGTCCACGCCTTTATTGAAGGGGCCTATGACCACTTGGAAGCAGGGGGAGACCTGGTGGTAGTGATCCAAAAGAAACAAGGCGCTCCCAGTGCTAAAAAGAAAATGGAAGAGGTCTTTAATAACGTGACCGAGATTGACCGCGACAAGGGCTACTGGGTCTTGGTCAGCCAACGCTAA
- the secE gene encoding preprotein translocase subunit SecE, translating into MINAFKELKKVTWPSGRELRRDTAIVIVTIIIMAVFLGLTDEIVTQLFNLYIQL; encoded by the coding sequence ATGATTAACGCATTTAAAGAACTAAAAAAGGTCACCTGGCCGAGCGGACGTGAATTACGTCGCGACACCGCGATCGTTATCGTTACCATTATCATCATGGCCGTCTTCTTAGGGCTCACTGATGAGATCGTCACCCAATTATTTAACCTCTATATTCAACTCTAA
- a CDS encoding quaternary amine ABC transporter ATP-binding protein has protein sequence MASIKVENLTKIFGSAQAIDKAKKLVEKGESKEEIVNQTGATVGVYDASFEVNDGEIFVIMGLSGSGKSTLLRMLNRLIEPTHGQVSIDGESVTQANDEELRNIRRKKVSMVFQSFALFPHKTILENTEFGLEIQGVDGEERRKRAQDALETMGLSAYQDQLPEQLSGGMQQRVGLARALASDTDILLMDEAFSALDPLIRANMQDELIELQSKLNKTIVFITHDLDEALRLGDRIVLMRNGHIEQIGTGEEILENPANDYVETFVGGVDRSKVFTAENAMEAPGYVFNKDRVGARVALKIMQNEHTSTLYVIDGDRKIHGYVTDKDLADLIRQNKHTKNIHVDEIIRTDNPLVNRNTPINEMYDLMSDTNMPIAVVDDDERLLGYVDRRLVIDQLSGQGGDNNE, from the coding sequence ATGGCGTCAATAAAAGTAGAAAATTTGACTAAAATATTTGGCTCAGCCCAAGCCATAGATAAAGCGAAAAAATTAGTGGAAAAGGGTGAATCCAAAGAAGAAATCGTTAACCAAACCGGCGCCACGGTTGGGGTTTACGATGCTTCTTTTGAAGTCAATGATGGCGAAATCTTTGTCATTATGGGACTCTCTGGTTCAGGGAAGTCAACCTTACTGCGGATGCTTAACCGCCTGATTGAACCGACCCATGGCCAGGTAAGTATTGATGGGGAAAGTGTCACCCAAGCTAATGATGAAGAATTGCGCAATATCCGCCGCAAGAAAGTTAGCATGGTTTTCCAAAGTTTTGCGCTTTTCCCTCATAAAACCATTCTCGAAAATACCGAATTTGGTCTAGAAATTCAAGGTGTTGACGGAGAAGAAAGACGGAAACGGGCCCAAGATGCCTTAGAAACCATGGGCCTATCCGCCTACCAAGACCAACTGCCAGAACAATTATCTGGTGGTATGCAGCAACGGGTAGGTTTGGCGAGAGCTTTAGCTAGCGATACCGACATCCTCTTAATGGATGAAGCCTTCTCTGCCTTAGACCCCTTGATTCGTGCCAACATGCAAGATGAACTCATTGAGCTGCAAAGTAAGCTCAATAAGACCATCGTCTTTATTACCCACGACTTAGATGAAGCTTTACGTTTAGGTGACCGGATTGTCTTGATGCGTAATGGTCACATTGAACAAATTGGTACTGGGGAAGAAATCTTAGAAAATCCTGCCAATGACTATGTAGAAACCTTCGTTGGCGGCGTGGACCGGTCCAAGGTCTTTACTGCTGAAAATGCTATGGAAGCTCCGGGCTATGTCTTCAATAAGGACCGGGTCGGAGCTCGCGTGGCCTTGAAGATTATGCAAAACGAGCATACCTCGACCTTGTATGTGATTGACGGGGACCGTAAAATCCATGGTTATGTCACTGACAAGGACCTGGCTGACTTAATCCGCCAAAATAAACATACGAAGAATATCCATGTGGATGAAATTATCCGTACCGATAATCCTTTGGTCAATCGCAATACTCCAATTAACGAAATGTATGACCTCATGAGTGATACCAATATGCCGATCGCGGTGGTTGACGATGACGAACGCTTGCTCGGCTATGTGGACCGTCGCTTAGTGATTGACCAATTATCTGGACAAGGAGGCGATAACAATGAATAA
- a CDS encoding ACT domain-containing protein: MNAVITVVGIDQVGILAKVSTACAQNQVNIVDVAQTVMDNYFTMTMLVTVDEGQVAFDDFQESVENLIPGMQITVMHEDIFKAMHRL, from the coding sequence ATGAATGCGGTAATTACTGTTGTAGGTATTGATCAAGTTGGGATTTTGGCTAAGGTAAGTACAGCCTGTGCCCAGAACCAGGTGAATATTGTGGATGTCGCACAAACGGTAATGGATAATTATTTCACCATGACCATGCTTGTGACAGTCGATGAAGGGCAAGTTGCTTTTGATGATTTCCAAGAAAGCGTCGAAAACTTAATACCAGGTATGCAGATTACGGTCATGCACGAAGATATCTTTAAGGCCATGCATCGCTTATAG
- the rplK gene encoding 50S ribosomal protein L11 → MAKKVDSVVKLQIPAGQASPAPPVGPALGQAGINIMGFCKEFNAKTQEQQGYVIPVVITVYEDRSFTFVTKTPPAADLLKKAANVEKGSGEPNKNKVATVTKDQVREIAETKMQDLNAADVEAAMRLIEGTARSMGIVVEG, encoded by the coding sequence GTGGCTAAAAAAGTAGACTCAGTTGTTAAATTACAAATCCCTGCTGGGCAAGCAAGTCCTGCACCACCTGTTGGTCCTGCATTAGGTCAAGCGGGTATTAACATTATGGGATTCTGTAAAGAATTTAACGCTAAAACTCAAGAACAACAAGGATACGTTATTCCTGTTGTGATTACTGTTTATGAAGACCGTTCATTTACTTTTGTTACCAAGACCCCACCAGCAGCAGACTTATTGAAGAAAGCCGCTAATGTGGAAAAAGGTTCCGGCGAACCTAACAAGAACAAAGTCGCTACCGTAACAAAAGATCAAGTACGTGAAATTGCAGAAACCAAAATGCAAGATCTTAACGCAGCCGACGTTGAAGCTGCTATGCGTTTGATTGAAGGTACTGCACGTTCAATGGGAATCGTTGTAGAAGGCTAA
- a CDS encoding LacI family DNA-binding transcriptional regulator — protein MNKRVTIQEVADQAGVSKTTVSRYLNKKYHKMSPATKKRIKAVIEELDYRPSRQAQALKSKRSYLIGVVIADISNMYASLLLKGMSQVFNQAKWQMIILDSLGEVDLENQYLERLIDQNVDGIILQPAAITSENYQFIEDMQLPLILADRKTYPSQWLTIGTDNEAVISRLFDQVNLADYQSFVVVSEVLAPVSTRQDRYQAVVTACAPAPVQLIEVGQKNWQEAILGFAGQQKTLFFCNNGRVMIEVLRILKQGHFQVPQEVGVTGFDDWHMTDMIGPGITSIEQPTERIGAALAENLLQAIESQKSLKAGYRAIPSHISLRSSV, from the coding sequence ATGAATAAACGTGTGACCATCCAAGAAGTTGCCGACCAAGCCGGGGTGTCTAAGACCACGGTGTCGCGCTATCTGAATAAGAAATATCATAAAATGTCGCCCGCTACCAAAAAGCGGATAAAAGCCGTCATTGAAGAGCTCGACTACCGACCTAGCCGTCAAGCCCAGGCGCTCAAATCCAAGCGCTCCTATTTAATTGGTGTGGTCATTGCCGATATTTCCAATATGTACGCTTCCTTATTGCTCAAGGGGATGAGCCAGGTCTTCAATCAGGCTAAGTGGCAGATGATCATCTTGGATTCCTTAGGGGAGGTTGACTTGGAAAACCAATATCTGGAACGCCTAATTGATCAAAATGTCGATGGGATTATCCTCCAACCAGCGGCCATCACTAGTGAGAATTACCAGTTTATTGAAGACATGCAGCTCCCCCTCATCCTGGCTGACCGGAAAACCTATCCTAGTCAGTGGTTAACCATTGGAACTGATAACGAAGCGGTTATTAGCCGGCTCTTTGACCAGGTGAATCTGGCCGACTACCAGTCCTTTGTAGTGGTGAGTGAAGTCCTGGCACCGGTCTCTACCCGACAAGACCGCTATCAGGCCGTCGTTACGGCCTGTGCGCCTGCTCCCGTCCAATTAATTGAAGTAGGGCAAAAAAACTGGCAGGAAGCGATCCTAGGCTTTGCTGGCCAACAAAAGACGCTCTTTTTCTGCAATAATGGCCGAGTAATGATTGAAGTCTTGCGTATATTGAAGCAAGGACACTTCCAGGTCCCCCAAGAGGTGGGGGTGACGGGCTTTGACGACTGGCACATGACTGATATGATAGGTCCGGGGATTACCAGTATTGAACAACCCACGGAAAGGATCGGGGCAGCCCTAGCGGAAAACTTACTACAAGCCATAGAGTCTCAAAAAAGCCTGAAAGCCGGTTATCGAGCCATCCCCTCCCATATTTCTCTACGGTCCTCAGTTTAA